In Rosa chinensis cultivar Old Blush chromosome 1, RchiOBHm-V2, whole genome shotgun sequence, a genomic segment contains:
- the LOC121050977 gene encoding putative DNA glycosylase At3g47830: MFQLQQDDFPVDTHVFEIAKAMAWVPVGADMNTTYLHLNQWIPDELKFDLNCLLYTHGKLCRKCIKKGGSTGKQQEKEYEDINSNFMYAICNEVV; encoded by the exons ATGTTCCAACTTCAGCAAGATGATTTTCCTGTGGACACCCAT GTGTTTGAGATTGCAAAGGCTATGGCTTGGGTTCCAGTTGGAGCAGACATGAATACGACATATCTTCATCTTAACCAATGGATACCAGATGAACTTAAATTTGATCTGAACTGCCTTCTGTATACACATGGTAAGCTCTGCCGCAAGTGCATCAAGAAAGGAGGTAGCACTGGTAAGCAGCAAGAAAAGGAATACGAGGATATCAATTCCAACTTCATGTATGCAATCTGCAATGAAGTCGTGTAA